Proteins encoded within one genomic window of Eurosta solidaginis isolate ZX-2024a chromosome 1, ASM4086904v1, whole genome shotgun sequence:
- the spdo gene encoding uncharacterized protein spdo, whose amino-acid sequence MSHHNYTNPAFCEGSEFYPTRGVEFDPSIHQQPAETIYNRSLNISYGGDGKQANPRVGPLRLQRSMSTRSVNTQRRQRTAPKPEVHSQHLLENQKHLQQQRQYKQTSQQSSVRNVPAVTHARQNNFTAVAELAAFNTRSNSGRYALVPVEDLPSAASKSSRYAIVPGPPAPLTTMRRYAKSQDNLDCYSSDEEPGSFHEEPHSFHGQSADAAFTSLPPALERAAPPITKQLQPLAPKIKHAFSSDFGSKSFLIVDKNSNQRYQMVPTAEDEELVDDNQEIIQMHNGRAHRYAVIPTEEDDRMLDDEDEEEETCLSNPDLNKSETFSTMSVMKTPRNATMRTSTPQKLPMSTPIPNGISSYPGTPLKNPAATKLLHEILSTPRKTPLPRSITPHNVTSLERTPDFQQHYQQDQQRPKYHYRSQQQLHYTSSVGCVKRSAQTLHYDSVKLQGDRTMAVITPRITPYQSRVYPEVEEEDCSSIHGKSTISSTPYPQKVANAAVTLAVVSLMLVISSSMNSALIIYMIAHFGKSFYLQFSLVAAFSGVGLGFLGFRSRHCEWLPNRSYTSGYILVTLFCLLKCCGLVVILVLDPYPGLPLHDVTTGIILGLSTFTIFFIGLGVIGSLWCYRPPPDNRVNVA is encoded by the exons ATGTCGCATCATAACTACACAAATCCTGCGTTTTGCGAAGGTAGTGAATTTTATCCGACGCGAGGTGTCGAATTTGACCCCTCAATACATCAACAGCCTGCTGAAACGATCTACAACCGCagcttaaatatttcttatgGTGGTGATGGTAAACAGGCAAATCCGCGCGTTGGTCCCCTGCGTCTTCAGCGTAGCATGTCGACACGTTCGGTAAATACTCAAAGACGACAGAGAACAGCACCAAAGCCAGAAGTGCATTCACAACATCTTTTAGAAAACCAAAAACACTTACAGCAGCAGCGCCAGTATAAACAAACTTCTCAACAAAGCTCAGTTAGAAACGTTCCAGCGGTCACGCATGCGCGTCAAAATAACTTTACTGCAGTTGCCGAGTTGGCAGCTTTCAATACTCGCTCCAATTCTGGACGATATGCGCTTGTGCCGGTAGAAGATTTGCCCTCGGCTGCCAGTAAAAGTAGCCGTTACGCCATCGTGCCTGGCCCACCAGCACCGCTTACGACTATGCGACGATATGCCAAATCGCAAGATAATCTTGATTGCTACAGCAGTGATGAGGAACCCGGATCGTTTCATGAGGAGCCACATTCATTTCATGGGCAGTCAGCGGATGCGGCCTTCACAAGCCTACCGCCAGCTCTGGAACGAGCAGCACCACCAATCACAAAGCAGCTACAACCTCTGGCACCCAAGATCAAACATGCTTTTTCTAGTGATTTCGGTAGCAAGTCATTTCTTATTGTTGATAAGAATAGCAATCAGCGCTACCAAATGGTTCCAACAGCCGAGGATGAGGAATTAGTTGACGACAATCAAGAGATCATACAAATGCACAATGGACGCGCACATCGTTATGCTGTAATACCAACGGAGGAGGATGATCGCATGCTCGACGACGAAGATGAGGAAGAAGAAACTTGCCTAAGTAATCCCGATTTGAACAAGAGTGAAACTTTCTCGACGATGAGTGTCATGAAAACGCCACGAAATGCTACAATGCGCACGTCTACACCACAAAAGCTACCGATGTCGACACCAATACCAAATGGTATCAGCTCTTACCCTGGAACTCCTTTGAAAAATCCAGCTGCGACAAAATTATTACATGAAATTCTGTCCACACCACGCAAAACCCCTCTTCCGCGTAGCATAACGCCGCATAATGTTACATCTTTGGAGAGGACTCCAGATTTTCAACAGCACTATCAGCAAGACCAACAAAGACCCAAATACCACTATCGTAGCCAACAGCAATTACACTACACATCATCTGTTGGGTGTGTCAAACGTAGCGCACAAACTCTTCATTACGATTCGGTCAAGTTGCAGGGCGATCGTACCATGGCTGTTATTACACCACGTATCACCCCATACCAATCGAGGGTCTATCCGGAGGTGGAGGAAGAGGACTGTAGCAGCATACATGGCAAGTCCACCATTAGCTCCACGCCATACCCGCAAAAGGTGGCCAATGCTGCAGTCACTTTGGCCGTCGTATCGCTAATGTTGGTGATCAGCAGCAGCATGAACTCGGCGCTAATTATCTATATGATTGCACAT TTCGGAAAATCGTTTTATCTCCAATTTAGCTTAGTTGCGGCCTTCAGTGGAGTTGGACTTGGTTTTCTCGGTTTTCGGTCACGGCATTGCGAATGGTTGCCTAATCGTAGCTACACCTCTGGATATATTCTCGTGACACTATTTTGCTTACTTAAATGCTGTGGCCTTGTGGTGATACTTGTGTTAGATCCCTACCCCGGCTTGCCGTTGCACGATGTCACTACTGGGATCATACTTGGTCTATCCACATTCACAATTTTCTTCATTGGGCTAGGAGTGATAGGTTCGCTTTGGTGCTACCGGCCGCCACCTGACAACCGCGTTAATGTAGCATAA